The following are encoded in a window of Ictalurus punctatus breed USDA103 chromosome 13, Coco_2.0, whole genome shotgun sequence genomic DNA:
- the LOC124627088 gene encoding uncharacterized protein LOC124627088 isoform X2, whose protein sequence is MFYCFIDSLVIISDDEIPETTTQDLLNLSSTQFEGNVSNSDYDGDISDTSATIEDQEEIISETDIQQDIELQQICAVWREFFEAKTDLLENFGQIDYTLESGRGTDFIPLLYSTLENVNRCLSVSIKLIRKLYDRYGAETTEMQFGYGD, encoded by the exons atgttttactgttttatagacagcttggtgattatttctgatgatgagattcccgaaacaaccactcaggaccttttgaatctgagttccacac aatttGAGGGAAACGTGTCTAACAGTGATTACgacggagatatttcag atacgagtgctacaatagaagaccaagaggaaatcatctcggaaaccgacattcaacaagacatcgaactacaacagatctgcgcagtgtggcgtgaattcttcgaagcaaagactgatttattggaaaactttggacagattgattatacacttgaatctggtcgaggtacagattttatcccattactgtacagcacgcttgaaaatgtgaatagatgtctctcagtgagcataaagttgattagaaaattgtatgatagatatggcgcagaaacgactgaaatgcagttcggatatggagattaa
- the LOC124627088 gene encoding uncharacterized protein LOC124627088 isoform X1: MIDMAQKRLKCSSDMEIKKKRTENSPLSHDFFYDGNQRFSNDSHTPLNPYLTEAINRLNESLIPSHQVVSERPNQSPNHVVSNTTVTPIDIFSELNQCLLELHNNLNEHGHSVQINPDLIDAVNQLNENLRSSEQSNTQNENPRRISSQTVSSTPVTSHDIFFELNQCLLELQNNLIEQRESLQINPCLIDVVNQINENMSLPTVQNIVSTPENAQEPGPLSSHDMIHELNQSLMRINDGLVNLIENPDNIAQNSENDNERNRPMENIHSPNTQDSQMENTHSPDTQDSQMENSPDIQVEQEGDGLDPNIRIINRERFNNTEIRRRVNFSSIANVDSFADFYNYVLEILNSAIEIANNLISAKDVVTVEIRGDTINVSSRVQLDNGVIDLGSFLTMLENAIQSKREIFTDNTLEIVVQIVRPPRGGGIRRKIGHIFKSETLQKKMQHLYIFHNRDNMCFALCVSQLLNREKNDFETEQIARKLQHDVGLSVNTAVSFADVPRFERHLNCKIVIVHCSASKAGYSFFQTSKTPHEKTIYLFLHDNHYYGVKSINGLLGTSHVCHFCHSGFDVLWKHKCAYSCNVCHDPDCYKHPKNVTKCPECQRLCSSQYCFERHKAKIQSHKGEYSMCETGFYCGKCKRVIRDKPSNRENHVCAHSKCILCGQKLDEDIEHRCFIQRARKESENTDYVFYDFETRQETGTHVANFICCIDFKGEEWVAEGDDCVSAFFKKFRCNAYHGYKFIAHNARGFDSYLLLNHLVKEGITPEIIAQGGKILCFIDTAFRQSYIDSLSFLPMKLSSIPKAMGFSESKKGYFPHFWNTVEHQDYVGPYPDPKFYGVDGMMPKDREEFFKWYRTVSDKVFDFKKEMAEYCVNDVEILRKGCIAFRQEILDSTKVDPFKCITIASVCMKIFRTNFLRKDTLAIPPLDNYITTQKSFSTPSIQWLEYVSKTQNLPIRHALNEGEVRFGNYYVDGYCEEGENRKVFEFLGCFYHGCEKCFPSMTPHPLTKSNATFGDIRQKSMERIKNLQDTLNLQVTLMWEHEWNEMKKNDNLVQNFLKDFDFPERLNPRDALYGGRTNALNLHYVAQPGERIDYFDFTSLYPFVNKTKTYPIDHPIIIYRDFQPLKNYFGIIKAKVLPPRGLWAPVLPFRVKSKLLFPLCRTCAEHQLKHCDHTAQERALIGTWASIEIEKAVEKGYKILKVFEVWHFPKRSDKLFTRYIKMFLKTKQESSGYPSWVVDESSKREYIRKYEENEGITLDPKFITVNPAKRSVAKLALNSLWGKMCQRPDRSNTTLIRDPAEFLQFMFSDIYNVSQFSFLNEEVAMVQWRYADERLIKPLNANVFIGIFTTAYARLELYNLMDRLDQRCLYTDTDSVIFKSKEGDWMPPLSDYLGGLTSELDDGDQIVEFVSAGPKTYGYKTMKGKTTMKAKGITLNYINSEIVNLKSLTELVDERVKNPDHTGHLVTTHNQIVRDKKGFHLRNKSQLKRFRVVYDKRVLLSDFTTLPYGY; this comes from the coding sequence atgatagatatggcgcagaaacgactgaaatgcagttcggatatggagattaaaaaaaagagaaccgaaaattctccattatcgcatgatttcttttatgacggaaaccagagattttcaaatgattcgcacacacccctgaacccatatttaactgaagcgatcaacAGGCTGAACGAAAGTTTAATACCGTCACACCAAGTCGttagtgagagacctaatcagagtccaaatCACGTCGTATCAAACACAACGGTAACGCCGattgatatattttctgaattaaatcaatgtctgttagagttacataataacctaaatgaacacggtcattcagtacaaataaaccctgatctaatcgatgcagtcaatcagttgaatgaaaatttaagatcgtcagaacagagcaatactcaaaatgaaaaccccagaCGAATTTCCAGTCAAACTGTATCAAGTACGCCGGTCACGTCGCACGACATatttttcgaattaaatcaatgtctgttagagttacaaaataacctaatcgaacaaagagaatctttgcagataaatccatgtttaatagacgtggtgaatcaaatcaatgaaaatatgtcattacCTACcgttcagaatatcgtctcgaCTCCAGAAAACGCTCAGGAACCTGGTCCGTTATCttctcatgatatgatacacgaacttaatcaaagtcttatgaggataaatgacggtcttgttaacttaatcgaaaaccctgacaatattgcacaaaattcgGAAAACGATAATGAACGCAACCGCccaatggaaaacatacactcacctaatacccaagattctcaaatggaaaacacacattcgcccgatacccaagattctcagATGGAAAACTCGCCCGATATCCAAGTAGAGCAAGagggtgatggattagatcctaatattagaataattaatagggaaagattcaacaacactgagattaggagaagagtgaatttttcttctatcgcgaacgttgacagctttgcagatttttataattatgttttagagattttaaacagcgcgattgaaatcgctaacaatttaatttctgccaaggatgtagtcaccgttgaaattagaggtgatacgatcaatgtttcgtcacgcgttcaattagacaatggtgtcatcgatttaggttcttttctgaccatgctcgaaaatgcaattcagagtaaacgtgaaatttttaccgataatacccttgaaatagtcGTCCAAATCGTTCGACCACCTCGGGGCGGTGgaattagaaggaaaataggccatatattcaaatcagaaaccttgcagaagaaaatgcagcatctatacatttttcacaacagagacaacatgtgcttcgccttgtgtgttagccaacttttgaatcgtgaaaaaaatgattttgaaaccgaacaaatcgctagaaaattacaacacgatGTGGGATTATCCGTAAACACCGCGGTCAGCTTCGCTGACGTACCgagatttgagagacatttgaattgcaaaatcgtaatcgtacactgttctgctagcaaagccggatactctttctttcaaactagcaagactccccacgaaaaaaccatttacttgtttttacatgacaaccactattacggggttaaaagtatcaacggacttttaggaacgagtcatgtttgtcatttctgccattcggggtttgacgttttatggaaGCATAAATGTGCTTATAGCTGCAACGTTTGTCACGACCCCGATTGTTACAAACACCCTaagaatgttactaaatgtccagagtgtcagagactgtgtaGCTCCCAATACTGTTTTGAgaggcataaagcaaagattcaatcgcacaaaggcgaatattctatgtgtgaaacgggattctactgcggtaaatgtaaacgtgtgataAGGGATAAACCTTCTAATCGAGAGAATCACGTATGTGCCCATTCgaaatgcatactctgtggccaaaaactcgatgaggatatcgagcatagatgttttatacagagggccaggaaagaaagcgaaaatacggattatgtgttttacgatttcgagactaggcaggaaacaggaacacatgtagctaatttcatatgctgtattgattttaagggtgaggagtgggtggctgaaggggatgattgcgtcagtgccttctttaaaaagtttcggTGTAATGCATACCACGGATACAAGTTTATAGCCCATAACGCTAGAGGGTTCGATTCATACCTTctgttaaaccatttagtgaaagaaggaatcacacccgaaatcatagcacaaggcggtaaaattttgtgtttcatcgataccgcgtttcgtcagtcctacattgatagtctatcgttcttacccatgaaattgagtagcatcccaaaagccatgggtttttcggaaagcaagaaaggctattttccccatttctggaacaccgtagaacatcaggattacgtaggaccgtatcctgaccctaagttttacggtgtagatggcatgatgcctaaggatagagaagaattctttaagtggtacagaacggtttctgacaaagtgtttgatttcaagaaagagatggcggaatactgtgtgaacgatgtagaaattttgagaaagggttgtatagctttcagacaagaaattctggatagtacaaaggtcgatccttttaaatgcataacgatcgcatctgtgtgcatgaaaatctttagaaccaacttcctgcgtaaagacactttagctattccgcctcttgataattacatcaccactcagaaatctttctcaacaccttccatacaatggctcgaatatgtttcaaaaacgcaaaacctacccattcgccacgcgttgaacgaaggtgaagtcaggttcggtaactattacgtagatggttactgtgaggaaggggaaaaccgtaaggtttttgagtttcttgggtgtttttatcacggctgtgaaaagtgttttccctcaatgaccccgcatcctcttaccaaatcaaacgcaaccttcggagatatccgtcaaaaatcgatggagagaattaagaatttgcaagacactctcaatttgcaagtcactctgatgtgggaacacgagtggaatgaaatgaagaaaaacgacaatctcgtgcaaaattttctaaaagactttgactttcctgagcgtttaaaccctcgagatgctctttacggcggtcgaacaaacgcgttaaacttgcattatgtagctcaacccggtgagagaatcgattatttcgACTTTACATCGCTTTACCCattcgtaaataagacaaagacatacccgatcgatcaccctatcatcatttatcgtgactttCAACCTCTGAAAAATTACTTCGGTATCATTAAAGCAAAGGTATTACCACCTaggggtctgtgggcacctgttctaccatttcgtgtaaaaagcaaactcctctttcctctatgtagaacgtgtgccgaacatcagttaaaacattgcGATCATACGGctcaggagagagctcttatcggaacatgggcatctatcgaaattgagaaagccgtcgaaaaaggttacaaaattctaaaagtgtttgaagtgtggcactttcctaaaaggtctgataagctttttacgagatatattaaaatgttcctcaagaccaaacaggaaagttcaggttatccgtcctgggtcgttgatgaatcatctaaacgtgagtacattcgcaaatatgaggagaacgaagggattacgttggatccgaaatttatcactgttaatcctgccaaaagatccgtggctaaactcgcactaaactcgttgtggggtaagatgtgtcaaagaccagacagatctaacacgaccttaattcgagatcctgccgagtttttacagttcatgttctccgatatttataatgtgagtcagttctcttttttgaatgaggaggtggcgatggtacagtggcgttacgcagacgagagattgattaaaccgctaaacgctaatgtattcatcggcattttcactacagcgtacgctaggcttgagctgtacaatttgatggatcgattggatcagcgttgtttgtacacagacacagatagcgtcatttttaaaagtaaggaaggtgactggatgccacccttaagcgattacttgggtggacttaccagcgaactagatgatggcgatcaaatcgtggaatttgtaagcgcaggtcctaaaacctacggttacaaaaccatgaaaggaaaaacaaccatgaaagctaaaggcattactttaaattatatcaattctgaaattgtcaatttgaaatcactaacagaactggtggacgagcgagtgaaaaatccggatcatacaggtcatctcgtaaccacgcataaccaaatcgtgagagataaaaaggggtttcatttgagaaacaaatcacagttgaaaaggttcagggttgtgtacgataagcgtgttttattatctgattttacaactctcccttacggctattaa